The DNA sequence TTTAGAtatccaaaataaatgaaaagattGTAATATCCACATTAAAATCGCATGAATGAAAAGTTCAGTTGTCTCAATACAAACTATCTTCTCTATGTATAGTCTCAAGTGTGTCATCAACTTCAAAGAGAAAACGGCAAGTCATGTTAAAATAAAGGGTTACTTACAGTGACCTCACCtagataattaatatagttaCTGACTGTACCTTTccttttatgaaattatcaaaaccTCCGTTTTGAAATTACCAAAACCTCCTTTCCAAGTTTATATCATTAGATACAACTATACCATTTGAACATGCAGTAATGTATGGAAATTTGATGGGAAACTAGTGCTCGAGACTTAAAAACATAgggatgtaattattttatatctaaTCCCAAAAGGGAGGAAGCTGTAAGTTTTTGTCAACAATGTTTTCTCAATGCGAAAATTTACAGGGAAGGTTTTTGGAACTTCAAAATGTGGAGGGATATAGTTTGTAAGTACACTTAACTCTTGCAAAGTCATTTTAATTATCCCAGAAATAAATACACCAAATAGTGGCAATGAATGAACACAGACTAACAAGCGAGATGCCAATAATGTAATACCTCGCAGACGAGAGGCAACACTCAAGTTTTGCATAAAAGGATAAACCAAAAGGCGTTCTGTTGGTGTGGTGCAAAAGCCAATAAGCCGCAAAAGATTTCTGTGAACAGCGACACTTATCATCTCTACTTCACGCTGGAATGCTGTATCTCCACCAGGACTCTCAAAATCAGTCAAACGTTTGACAGCAACCTTTGTGTTATCTGCAAGCACTCCTTTATAAACTTTTCCAAAACCCCCCTGTCCAAGTACATTTTTCTCACTGAAATTGTCCGTAGCAAGCTGCAATTCTCGCCACGCAAATCTCTTTAATTGACCAAATTCAATTCTCCGGTCAACTTCACCTGAGCAATTTCAGTTTACGTTTCAATAATGAAGTATCAGAACTAGGATATCTTCAATTTGAAGTCTCAGTTTCGATAAACTGTACAATGTGGACGATGCAAACTGATATTCAGAAATCTTAGGAAGACAGTAGTAAAAAGGACATGCATAGCTAGTTAAATATGCTGTGTGCATGACAAGCTAGCACAGAATGTAGATAGCAGCAAAAACTGGAAACCCTTCCATAGATGTAATGAATTCAAAATCCACAAATTGTCATGAAGTGCAATAATCGGAACAAACCTGCAACATCGACGAAAACTTCACGTCTGTAGCCTTTATGCCTGCCCTTCCACAGAAATAACAGGAGTAAACCTCCAAGAAGAAAGATAACTAAGAGTGCCCCAACAATCCCAACTATCATGCCAGTCTTTGATTTACTCGAACCACCTGCCAGGATAGAATCACTTATTATCTTCCAGCTAACTTCTAAAGATACTAGTAAAATGTATGCACGTATCACATTGCatgtgttaaaaatataaagtttgtGAAGATTAGCGTTAAacataattcaataaaataaacgctaattaattattgggaCCAAGAATATGAATCAATACCaataaatatcattattattgttatatattttcatagaTATGTTAtaggaatatttttatacttcaTGTACGTAAATGAATTATACAAATCTTTTTTAAGTACAATTAtggtttgaaatttttgtgctcaaatttatattgtagTTTTTCAATATCAGAAGTCATACTTTTTGATTTTCATCTTTACTTCATAcatttatatacaatatatttacataaacacAAGATAtgttacatgtatatatatatgtgtatgtatttgcTTGACATTTATACTttgtttttgaataatttcttGACCCTACTtgtcattttttctttagCAGATAATTCTTCTCATTAATACattttatgtatgttttaGGCATAATTATGTATCTTTATAATTGCCAGCAAAGTATATTGGTAACTTTAGATTCATCATTAACAATTTGAAGAGAATAATATGCACATAAACATgttaatatgttttttaagataatttagtttttaaaatcacTTATCTCACCAAGCTAACTAGATGTCATCATCACAAATCACTTATGATCAAcactaaatacaataaattctatttaccatattattatttgctaatattcaaaaactttctaataatatttaaaatccaaatatgATTAATAACTAACAATGTCAGTTTAAATCTTGTCAAGAGACACAGCACAAATTGACATGATCAGTGTACAATGCTTATACCTCCATTTTCGGACACACAACTGTGCGCAGAATTGATGCCACAATTCAATTGATTCCCTGTAAAACTGAAAGAACTTAAGCTCAATCTATGAGGTAATCTTTATAGATAACTcaaataaacataaatcaGCCCAAAGGTAATGTGGTAATGTTTACCAACTCATGCACACAAAAGAGTTTGCACAAAAACAAATGGCTCATATGCAGGAACACAAAGATAGAATGAGAATGAGTCCGTACTTGTACTtggaaattttgaataaatgctCGGGTACTTGGCCACTCAGACTGTTAGAAGCAAGTTGTCTGGGAAAAAGAAGATTCATCAATGCcaagtaaaaaaaacaaatgaaggTTAAGACACAGCCGAATCCATTTAAACTTAAAGTCACCAAATTTGCCATGATGAGCTGCAGTATACGACAAGAGAAGTTACTTACATGTTCACCAAGTTCGGGAGACTTGAAAGTGAGTCAGGAATTTGTCCAGAGAGATTGTTTTGACTTAAAATCCTGCCCATGTGAAGGAGCATCTTACTTCTGACACCATAAACAAAAAGATAAGGAAGTCAATGAAGTATTTAAGCAtgcttacaagaatgtgaGCCGCTTAAGATTGCCGAGGGAAGACGGTATCTCTCCAGTTAAACGATTATTTTCCAGATCCAACATCGTCAAGCTTGTTAAATTTCCAAACTCTTCAGGTATCTTACCAGTGATGCCGTTCCCTTGTAACTGGCTGCATTAAAGAATAAAGATTCTTATCAAACAGTTTCTCATGCCTGGGTGAACAAGGAAAACATCAATTCACAAGTTCCTTACCAAACTCCCAGAAATGAGAAGTTAAGCATCAAGAAAATTAGATGAACAATTCAACATTGGTCCAGCACCAGCATCATTTTCTAAagcaaataatttatttatcctaATTCTTACAAGTTTTCATACAAGTATCCATTGAGTACAGGTGCGATCTCATGAGTCCAGTCAAAGTCATACACCacaagtaaatattttgataaccGGACCGGACCGACCTGTCCAACCGGTTTAAGCGGGAACCTGCTCCAAGTCTTATCCAATTATAAGAATGCTCGAAGACAATATATTGCCATATTTCTTTTACAGAGTTGTTTTCAATTTGTTAtgtattcttgaaaatttgaaaatttggacATCAAAGTTGGGATAAAGATGATGCACAAAGATTTGGCCGTAGAATATAAAACCTTTAGCATAAAAATGAGTAACTATTGATTTCTAGAAtatgtacacacacacacatacaaatatatacacacaaagaACATTTTGGGTCAACTGGTTTTCTTAAGCCAATCCAACGGGCTAGACCACGACTTAGTAATTGGTCAGGGTTTTAAAATGTTGCCCATCACAGACCCCATAAGATGTTAAGAAAAGATAGTTATGAATCTCAGAATTTCAATTCATACAACTGAATGCAGTAAAGAACCTTTGGTCTCTTGGAGAACCTAAAGCATAACTAGCTGGGGCGAAAACATTTATGTCACGACTCCTCAGTATCAAATTTAGTGAAAAACAAGGTTCAGTGGGAACATAAAGTAATTGTAGCAacagtttataattttttcttttctcactTTCCAAAAAGAACGCACAATTTCTGTAATTCCTCTACTTGAGATACAGGTGGCTCAGATCCTTTCTAGAAAATTTTCAGCTGTTTTATCATCAAAGTACATTCGGCACAAACTTGCAATACCTCTGTCAAATTTAAACTAGAATGCAAAGTGAAAATACCAATGCAAAGCAAAATTACAATGTGTACAATCATCAGGACTCCTGAATGAATGagtataaaacaataaatcaaaCTCTCAATGTTTGcatgaaagataaattaagatagtcaataaattcaaatatactGAGCCCAGCAAATTGACATATACTGACATCAACAATAGCACAATCAATCAACTTTCAGCTGCAAGTTCTCAATACTTACAGTGTTGTGAGCATCTTCAAAATCCCTATTCTTGGTGACAAGGTTCCAGAAAATCCCATATTAGACAATGTCCTGGTTGAAACATAATCATATGAGATGTCTTACTAgcaataaatatgaaattcacAAGACAAAGAAAAAGCTAGCGGACAATATGACccaaaactatatatatgcaacACGTAATCACATTTAAGAAAACGATTACGCAGTAACAACTTTTAGAGATAAATCATCAAAGTTTTCTTACACTGTCGTTACGTTGTTACCATCACATATAACTTTGGACCAAGTGCATGGGTTAACTTGATTCTGATTCCAATCTGTAAGCTGATTGCTGGAAGCATTAAGTGAAATCTTCAAAGCATACAAAGCATCTCCTGGAGAGTTCccaaaaatataagttattcCCTTGAGTAATGATCACATTCAACTAATATGCAGATGATTATACACATAACTGATGAAAAGAACACAGTGAATAGAGGCCATTTTATGTAACTTATTGCCAAATCCAATCTACAATGTTTAACTTCATGATGATTGTAACACACCGGGCAAGAAACGTGGTGCACTATGGCACAAGCCTCTTTTATCAACAGACAATAACTCAAGTTAGACTAAGATTTACAATGAAATGCTGTTTAGCAAGCTGCCATCTCAAATGCCTTGAAAAAGTTGAAGTAGACATTTGAGATGACTCCTTGCAAAAATGCCCTTTCAGATGTCCACATGGGTTAAGTTGCAAAagttcttttcatttttggtatGGTTAAAAGGATTTTGTAAATGAagtaaattgttaaaaaaccaaaaaatgtaTCATTCACACTTTTGCATAGCATGCTTTAGATAGATGCTATATGGGTATATGAACACTTGATATTCCAATCACAGTGGTTCAAAGAGGTTCATTTAAGTTGGACAATGATCTTTTGGACTGTTCCTGAGGCTAGTGGAAGAGAGGGCCTGTCAATCTCTTTTATTCCGAGACAAGAAACAGACTCTTATTTGAGACTGAATTCATTAGTTTCAATCCTGTCAAGTATAGCCGACCATCATCACTCAATTCCCACTTATTAAGATATCTTATCACTCTGCTTCACTTTTCTATCATTTGTTAAAGTAGATACTCTTCATTTAAGAGTAACCTGAAATAAAAGCATGCCAAGTACAATTATTCAtcaaatgaagaaatttaGTCAAATTTCTGAATCCATTTGATCTATTAGTTCTTTTCCTTTATCCTTATCTAAATAATTTGCATGTAGAAGCAAGTCTTGTACCTTGTGAAACCAAAAATAATGCTACATAGGTGCACACCAGCCTACATAGGCATGCTTGTAACATAATAAGAATGAATGGCTCGTAATAAGCTTTTGTATATGCAGCgagaattaaaaaatcaatattcaGCATTCtttaaagatattattatCCACAATGAGAATATTCGGGATGATTACATGATAACTTACATGATACATTGGTAAGATGATTCAGAAATGCTATAAGGATAGTACCTTGTGCATCAGGAGAGACGAAAGAATATAAACAACCCAAAACTAACACTCCAATAAGCAGGTCCATCTCCAAGAATATCACATCAAATTATACATAGCATGTTCCAACCTGCTTTTAAGCTGCTCCTGAGAAATAGCATTCGCCTAGTCTATGTGGACAATCACCCAGATAGTGGCAACACTGTTAAACATACCATTGACAAGTTAACATTCAACACTTTTAATGCCCATGTGAGGCAAATTTTGACGAGTAGTCAGAAAGAACATATAGAAGTTAATTGATATAATCAATGTGTATGAAAGGAGGATGCTAGCTTTTACCCAGAGGCATTGTACAAAACTAGTAGTGCAAAGTGCTAAAGTTATGTCAGGatgatttgattataaaatttcagaGAGGGCAAGCTGCAGCAATTGAAAAGGCAGCAAGAACACTTCTGCAACCAGCTAGCTCTCAATGGCTTAATCCATAAATATGATTAGTTCTATGGCATCGGAAATCTTTCTCAAGGAAGCTTAACATCATCCAGTTAaacaatttctcattttttagaggatccaattaaataatttcacaaaGCCAATTTTCTGGTAAATAACCATGTTTATGATAATTCACATATGAAAAGTACCCATTTTCGGAAAGACACAACATCGACAAGTTGTAATTATGGCATACAGACATCGATATTCATCACGCTCAAAATATAGCAATACCCCAGAATTTTTTAAGGTCATCCAGGCATCTATTCAGTGTTTGCATTAAGAAAGAGCAAAGTACTCAACAGTTAAGAATAcaataaatagttataaaagaCAATAGTAAACATTCATGGCACCTCAACAACCCTGGAATAAATAAACCACATACAACATAGCACAAACTAGAAAACCCAACAATTAAAATCCTCCATAGCCATAAATCAAAAATCCACTTCCAACCATTTCAGAgtgatataaatgaacaaactTTATTAATCCAACACAACCTCAAGTTCCCTCATATCTTTCCCCTTTACACTTAATGCAGAAATCCAAGAATTAACTCTCTCACATAAAGGCACAAATCTTTATACCAAAAAACGAAAAGTAAAGAACAATGTTAATTCTCCACCCCATCAAAATCAGTAAAATCAACTATACAAGCACCAACAACCTTCACTTCACCCAATTATAATCACACACAGAGAGAAAATCTCTTCTCAAGCACAAATCTTGAATACCCcaacaaaatttcaagaagaagaatacACGGGTGTCCACAACTTATCCATCTCTCAcgaaaattcttgaaaagctTCAAcatttaaaaggaaaatagcCGAATATGCAGTTAGAGAAGTACCCAAGTGAAAGGATCAGAAACGGGTCTTGTTGTCCTTTGAAGTATGAAGTGTAGGATACTTTGGAGCAAATCTGGAACACGAAAAGAAGCTTCTGAAAATGCTCTTTTGGTTAATGGCTTTTTGACTATGACTCGCTGTAAATGCGTGTTCTGCGTGCTAGTGTGTGAGACCGccactctctctttctctctctgtgtCCAACTGCAATTATTACAATACCAAAGCACTTGCGCTCTCTCAGAAAACAAGAGGCAAAGGAAATTTTGGTGGTGGGCTGTGTGGGGCCTCAGCGACCATTTTTCTCGCAGATATTTGGATTATGCTCAGAgggaaattatatataggaaTAATCACATTTTCCaccattaaaatttgatataattaaacatatatgcttatagtttagaaaattatattttggattAAGGTTGTTTTTGTCTAATAGATAAATTcctttattaatcaaaatttactaaatttattgatataataaaaaaataaatgaaaattgatattcacCCTTGAtagacttattactgacttatagcagatcatataatttttttcgaattaaactatttttataatagtgaaAAAATACCTTCGTGtatgcattaatgcgtgaagacatatgaggataatttgatcataaaaaaaattatttgacctgcaataaatcagtaataagccCATTGGGgtaaatttagataattttttttcttaatataagcaaatttattgaattttaactaacgagGGACTtacttgttaaatgaaagcaaatctcatgggtactaaatgtaatttttcaaattataaaagatttaattaagtataattacaccaaatatgaggggatgaaaatataattatcccttatatatgtgtgtatatacatatatatatagagagagagagagagggagagagagagagagggagagagagtgAAAGTGGGGTGGGGGCGGAAGAAATTAGATAAATTAGTGGGATACATTCGAACATATAAAGTGAATGATAGATCactttacttttaaatatgtataaataaaaaattattaataaaaaatgatggatatttttacaaaaaaataaatatatttgagcgtattttaattctatatattatgCGAATTAAGAGAATAATTATAGAGATCACTTATCAAGAGCagtataaaaattagaaattttaaataaagtaatatttgaaatattatcgCGGGTGGATTTAGAGAAAATCCATGCTCTGTCCTTGAACTCAACCGAGACTTAAAAAGTTAGAATTCATCAAAAACTTCTTGTTCGATTTGtcacttttcttaaattgtacatcaatcacacgacaaatatattttactgtCATGTATTTAGTTCAAATTCGACCGACTCGAATTTGAGCTAGAGTTTCCTGAATTCATCTCCGGACCACAACCGGTCATGTAAGTCATTAGACCTATTCACTAAACCATTTACTCGAAAAAGAATCCTCTTTTGTCGAAACCTCCAAGGAAAAAATTACCCTGACAACGTCGAACACAGGATTTTAGATCCATATTTTACggtttgtatatatgtaaattattttttgtattatttttttgtaataattatactatCTTTCGTTgtggtttggtgtaattatacctaaaTTTTCTGtgacttgaaaaattatatttatcacccataacatttgtttttatttaacaaatagacctttctgttagtcaaaatttatcgactttactgatattagcaaacaaaatgaataaaaatctatatctaccctgattaatttattacttactCATTGTAAGCCaaacaaatatctttttacCAAACTACAATTATAAGAGTGAAAACATACCACCTCACGTACATAAGcatgtgaaaatttataagGACAGTTGGttagaaaaagatttttttgacCTATAAtcagttaataataaatcaatcgaaggtaaatataataatatatttaaaatttttttactaatattaataaattcaatcacaaaataaatttatttactagaCAGAAACAACGATAACACGTACAAATGAATGAGGAAAGAGGGATGCAGGCAGGCAGcaattaataagaattattaatctgattttttcaaaagatttgGGGAGTAGTGGTGTTCATATTTAATGCATATACTAAAACAGGATATTTTCTTATGCATAAATGCAGAAATGAGTGAATTGAGTCATAGAAATAATCAATCaacttcaatatttaattaaaatgtgaATGAAGAGTATAGTAAATGAGTCAAAGGGACATGGGTTGggagtctctctctctctcaccaaaaaaaaataaaaaattccaagaaaaataatttaa is a window from the Sesamum indicum cultivar Zhongzhi No. 13 linkage group LG15, S_indicum_v1.0, whole genome shotgun sequence genome containing:
- the LOC105178299 gene encoding probable LRR receptor-like serine/threonine-protein kinase At5g10290 produces the protein MDLLIGVLVLGCLYSFVSPDAQGDALYALKISLNASSNQLTDWNQNQVNPCTWSKVICDGNNVTTVTLSNMGFSGTLSPRIGILKMLTTLQLQGNGITGKIPEEFGNLTSLTMLDLENNRLTGEIPSSLGNLKRLTFLILSQNNLSGQIPDSLSSLPNLVNIQLASNSLSGQVPEHLFKISKYNFTGNQLNCGINSAHSCVSENGGGSSKSKTGMIVGIVGALLVIFLLGGLLLLFLWKGRHKGYRREVFVDVAGEVDRRIEFGQLKRFAWRELQLATDNFSEKNVLGQGGFGKVYKGVLADNTKVAVKRLTDFESPGGDTAFQREVEMISVAVHRNLLRLIGFCTTPTERLLVYPFMQNLSVASRLRELKPGEPVLDWPTRKRVALGTARGLEYLHEHCNPKIIHRDVKAANVLLDEDFEAVVGDFGLAKLVDVRKTNVTTQVRGTMGHIAPEYLSTGKSSEKTDVFGYGIMLLELVTGQRAIDFSRLEEEDDVLLLDHVKKLQREKKLDAIVDRNLNRNYNIHEVEMMIQVALLCTQSSPEDRPAMSEVVRMLEGEGLAERWEEWQHVEVTRRQEYERLQRRFDWGEDSIYNQDAIELSGGR